The proteins below come from a single Ruegeria sp. SCSIO 43209 genomic window:
- a CDS encoding glycosyltransferase — protein MTEYEFDKDLARRLRELQTDVPNYFCKWSVPQFTLFLLLFMGLLWLLANVPNRFFNPSVLHVTMVLGTLGFWRFGWWFTHALRAQIYAKGKWPGMRRRADAIWDAGWRPKRLHIQMTTYFEEPSITKRVVGSILGQIRRERIPTTIYIGTGSAYDEQVIRDFVETYAQDIPDDLATLVFIRQNQPGKRMAIGLILRAICRSGASPDDLVIFMDGDALFGGDVLRKTLPMFASDPELQALTTDEEVICYGPAWIAKWLDMRFAQRRLAMQSHALSGRVLTLTGRMSVFRARHILDEKFIRTIEADHLHHWLWGNFRFLSGDDKSTWYRLLSVGAKMTYVPDATVYTIEVIKENGLMRMVQNFRRWSGNMLRNGSRAIALGPTAMPFFIWWCVVDQRIAMWTMMVSPVMAVVGSLIAPGYFWNCIIWVLFSRIVLCLFLFGYSRRADMSWPFILYLNQVINATVKIYMIFHLSKQKWSNRGNQSSGGGSGFAETLKSGFAKFQMVTAILTFLTAILTYVGLIEMQFG, from the coding sequence ATGACTGAATACGAGTTCGACAAAGATCTGGCGCGGCGGTTAAGGGAGCTGCAAACAGATGTTCCCAACTATTTTTGCAAGTGGTCAGTACCGCAGTTCACCTTGTTTTTGCTCTTGTTTATGGGGCTGCTCTGGCTGTTGGCGAACGTACCGAACCGGTTCTTCAACCCGAGTGTTTTGCACGTCACGATGGTCCTTGGAACACTTGGGTTCTGGCGATTTGGTTGGTGGTTTACCCATGCGTTAAGGGCTCAGATTTATGCGAAAGGCAAATGGCCGGGCATGCGGCGCCGGGCGGATGCAATTTGGGATGCGGGCTGGCGCCCCAAACGCCTTCATATTCAGATGACGACCTATTTTGAGGAACCCTCCATCACCAAACGTGTTGTGGGGTCCATCCTTGGACAAATCCGCCGCGAACGGATTCCGACGACGATCTATATCGGTACAGGCAGTGCATATGATGAGCAGGTCATTCGCGACTTTGTCGAAACCTATGCGCAGGATATCCCGGATGATCTGGCGACGCTTGTATTCATCCGTCAGAACCAGCCGGGCAAGCGAATGGCGATTGGTCTGATCCTGCGGGCGATCTGTCGATCCGGTGCTTCGCCTGATGATTTGGTGATCTTTATGGACGGCGACGCCCTGTTTGGCGGGGATGTTCTACGTAAAACCCTGCCAATGTTTGCAAGCGATCCAGAATTACAGGCGCTGACCACAGATGAAGAGGTCATATGCTATGGCCCGGCCTGGATCGCAAAATGGCTGGACATGCGGTTCGCCCAGCGTCGCCTTGCGATGCAAAGCCATGCTTTGTCGGGTCGTGTGTTGACGTTGACGGGGAGAATGAGCGTGTTTCGCGCGCGCCATATTCTGGACGAAAAATTCATTCGCACGATCGAGGCGGATCACCTGCATCACTGGCTTTGGGGTAATTTCCGGTTTCTGTCCGGGGATGACAAATCAACCTGGTATCGCCTGCTGAGCGTGGGTGCGAAAATGACCTATGTGCCGGATGCGACGGTCTACACAATTGAGGTCATCAAGGAAAATGGCCTCATGCGGATGGTCCAGAATTTCCGCCGTTGGTCGGGCAACATGCTGCGGAACGGAAGTCGCGCAATCGCACTTGGGCCGACTGCAATGCCGTTTTTCATCTGGTGGTGTGTCGTTGATCAACGGATCGCCATGTGGACTATGATGGTCAGTCCGGTCATGGCCGTTGTCGGCAGCCTGATTGCGCCGGGTTACTTCTGGAACTGCATCATCTGGGTGTTGTTTTCTCGGATCGTGCTGTGTCTGTTCCTGTTCGGATACAGCAGGCGCGCGGATATGAGTTGGCCGTTCATCCTGTATCTCAATCAAGTGATCAACGCGACGGTCAAGATCTACATGATCTTTCACCTATCCAAACAGAAATGGTCGAACAGAGGCAACCAAAGCTCTGGCGGTGGATCGGGCTTTGCCGAGACACTAAAAAGCGGATTTGCCAAGTTCCAGATGGTCACCGCTATCCTGACGTTTTTAACCGCCATCCTGACCTATGTCGGTCTGATCGAGATGCAGTTCGGCTAA
- a CDS encoding nucleotide sugar dehydrogenase: protein MELRKITQNNAEIVIPVSSQKSRISVVGLGYVGAVSTACLASLGHRVVGVDIDPDKVSQIARGESPIHEENLGSTLKQGVQKGLISATDDLSAAVRETDVTFVSVGTPTAPDGGCDYSYIEQAARSMAVGLRQKDGFHIFAMRCSIPPGTTMNVMVPILERLSEKKMGQDFGVCFNPEFLREGVAIDDFHNPPKTVLGTNDFRTAEVMKRIFAPVDPNPILTTVEVAETIKYVDNVWHATKVCFANEVGRLCKPLGVDSHAVMDVFTQDTKLNLSPYYLKPGFAYGGSCLPKEVRAVTHIAEELGVELPMIGNLDRSNREQIDQATEMLRKTGAKRVGVLGLAFKPGTDDLRESPILEVMAELHAEGVELVLHDPAVTKETPLSGLQAYMHHAGSGIRSLAESIKSMLCDSIEDVMEQAEAVIVCHRNPAYQNAVSSKPEMPVVDVVRLFPENPVNRRIDGIGW from the coding sequence ATGGAACTCAGAAAAATTACCCAAAATAACGCCGAAATTGTCATACCGGTGTCTTCGCAAAAATCCCGGATCAGTGTTGTCGGACTGGGCTATGTCGGCGCTGTTTCAACCGCATGTTTGGCGTCACTTGGGCATCGGGTCGTAGGTGTTGACATCGACCCTGACAAAGTGAGCCAGATCGCGCGCGGAGAGAGCCCGATCCACGAAGAAAATCTTGGTTCAACTCTTAAGCAAGGCGTTCAAAAGGGGCTGATCTCTGCAACGGACGATCTGAGCGCAGCTGTACGCGAAACCGACGTTACCTTTGTATCGGTCGGAACTCCAACCGCCCCGGATGGGGGCTGCGACTATAGTTATATCGAACAGGCTGCGCGCTCGATGGCGGTCGGCCTTCGCCAAAAAGATGGTTTCCACATCTTTGCCATGCGGTGCTCGATCCCGCCCGGAACCACGATGAATGTGATGGTTCCGATCCTCGAAAGGCTTTCAGAAAAGAAGATGGGCCAGGACTTTGGGGTGTGCTTCAATCCTGAGTTTCTACGGGAAGGCGTCGCCATAGATGACTTCCATAACCCTCCGAAAACAGTGCTTGGCACCAACGATTTTCGCACGGCGGAAGTCATGAAGCGCATCTTCGCACCGGTTGATCCAAATCCCATTTTGACAACAGTCGAAGTGGCTGAGACTATCAAATATGTCGACAATGTATGGCACGCGACCAAGGTTTGCTTTGCCAACGAAGTCGGCCGCTTGTGCAAGCCGCTGGGCGTGGACAGCCACGCGGTCATGGATGTCTTTACCCAAGATACAAAGCTGAACCTCTCACCTTACTATCTGAAGCCGGGCTTTGCCTATGGCGGCTCATGCCTGCCGAAAGAAGTGCGGGCGGTTACACATATAGCCGAAGAACTGGGTGTCGAACTGCCCATGATCGGCAACCTTGACCGCTCAAACCGAGAGCAGATCGATCAAGCGACCGAGATGCTTCGCAAAACGGGGGCCAAGCGCGTTGGGGTACTGGGGCTGGCTTTCAAACCCGGCACCGACGATCTGCGCGAAAGCCCTATTCTGGAAGTCATGGCCGAGCTCCATGCCGAGGGTGTGGAGTTGGTCCTGCATGATCCGGCGGTGACAAAAGAAACCCCTCTGAGTGGGTTGCAAGCCTACATGCATCACGCGGGCTCTGGCATTCGAAGTCTCGCGGAATCCATCAAATCGATGCTATGCGACAGCATAGAAGACGTAATGGAACAGGCCGAGGCCGTCATCGTCTGCCATCGCAACCCCGCTTATCAGAACGCCGTTTCCAGTAAACCGGAGATGCCGGTCGTGGATGTGGTGCGCTTGTTTCCCGAGAACCCGGTGAACCGTCGGATCGACGGCATCGGTTGGTAA
- a CDS encoding response regulator transcription factor — MRILLADDHGLVRDTISSYLETEGRAAVVAVPDYMAAMKLLSSEDPFDLVLLDFDMPGMNGIEGLSDAIRQFPEQAFAILSGTAPNKIAQEAVEMGAVGFLPKTMGAKSLVNAVRFMIAGETFVPASVLSMDGDVKESDFSRQLSQREKQVLRGLCRGQSNKEIARELDLQEVTIKLHVRTLCKKLNAKNRTQAALIARDAGFE; from the coding sequence ATGCGAATTCTATTGGCTGATGATCACGGTTTGGTCCGTGACACGATCTCATCCTACCTCGAAACCGAGGGGCGCGCGGCAGTTGTTGCCGTACCCGATTACATGGCTGCGATGAAATTGCTGTCATCCGAAGATCCATTCGACCTTGTCCTGTTAGACTTTGATATGCCGGGTATGAACGGGATCGAAGGGCTTTCAGACGCAATTCGTCAATTCCCTGAACAGGCTTTTGCGATATTGAGCGGGACCGCACCAAACAAGATCGCACAGGAAGCGGTCGAAATGGGCGCCGTTGGTTTCTTGCCCAAAACCATGGGCGCCAAATCTCTGGTCAACGCGGTGCGATTTATGATCGCCGGCGAAACCTTCGTCCCGGCCAGCGTTCTAAGTATGGATGGCGATGTTAAAGAAAGCGACTTTTCCCGTCAGCTCAGCCAGCGGGAAAAACAGGTTCTACGCGGATTGTGCCGTGGGCAGTCCAACAAGGAAATCGCGCGAGAGCTGGATCTTCAGGAGGTGACGATCAAGCTGCATGTTCGGACCCTTTGCAAGAAACTGAATGCAAAAAACCGGACCCAGGCCGCTCTGATCGCTCGGGATGCAGGGTTCGAGTGA
- a CDS encoding LysR substrate-binding domain-containing protein, with translation MIGRAAEEVSADANELRIVCPPGTSIRWLLPKLEGFREAHPEFNVSLTTDFYPDGGFDPINADIGFSISNFSNRSHDLEVQTLFPIILTPACTPDYRCNMSLKSPEALADCELLHETRSHSDWKTWVGAFRDVGVDPAKGQDFPNIDIATKAAVMGVGVVMADLVLCREELQSGTLVAPFPDMVCKSSDGDICLLAGRHKWHSPKVEAFRSWAYEIAEADRFAAEQFLHG, from the coding sequence ATGATCGGGCGCGCAGCGGAAGAAGTTTCCGCGGATGCCAACGAGTTGCGCATCGTTTGCCCGCCGGGGACGTCAATCAGGTGGCTGCTGCCAAAATTGGAAGGCTTCAGAGAAGCTCATCCAGAGTTCAATGTGAGTCTGACAACGGATTTTTATCCAGATGGCGGCTTCGACCCAATCAATGCTGATATAGGTTTCTCTATATCCAACTTTTCGAACCGCTCGCATGATCTTGAGGTGCAGACACTTTTTCCGATCATTCTCACCCCGGCCTGTACGCCGGACTATCGTTGCAATATGTCGCTGAAATCTCCTGAGGCGCTTGCCGACTGTGAATTGCTGCACGAAACAAGAAGTCACTCCGACTGGAAGACATGGGTCGGTGCTTTCCGGGACGTAGGCGTAGACCCGGCTAAAGGTCAGGATTTTCCCAACATTGACATCGCAACCAAAGCGGCGGTCATGGGTGTTGGAGTTGTTATGGCCGACCTCGTACTGTGTCGCGAAGAATTGCAATCGGGAACGTTGGTTGCCCCGTTTCCGGACATGGTGTGCAAATCGTCTGACGGTGACATCTGCCTCCTTGCCGGACGTCACAAATGGCACTCTCCCAAGGTTGAGGCTTTTCGATCATGGGCCTACGAGATTGCTGAGGCGGACCGGTTTGCTGCTGAACAATTCTTGCATGGGTAG
- a CDS encoding carboxymuconolactone decarboxylase family protein, whose amino-acid sequence MKRLFPSLPENATLGSVYQAFPDKLSPLCAYESLVMRGESDLSVAERELIAAYVSGLNACAYCHGAHIVFAKAYGIEVETIEALMEDRDTAPVEDRLKPLLAYIEKLTVSPSRMTEADAKAVYAAGWSESALFDAIQVCGVFNLVNRFIEGTGVQSPGNDPRQADEATLNRYRSDSFYTDFGRENGLDIP is encoded by the coding sequence ATGAAACGCCTGTTTCCATCTCTGCCCGAGAACGCAACACTGGGAAGTGTCTATCAAGCCTTTCCAGACAAGCTTTCTCCGCTTTGTGCGTACGAAAGCCTTGTGATGAGGGGCGAGAGTGACCTCTCGGTTGCTGAACGTGAATTGATTGCAGCCTATGTCTCTGGCTTGAATGCTTGTGCGTATTGCCATGGGGCGCACATCGTTTTCGCCAAAGCCTACGGCATTGAGGTCGAGACAATCGAGGCACTGATGGAAGACCGCGATACGGCGCCAGTCGAAGATCGTCTCAAACCATTGCTGGCATACATTGAAAAGCTCACTGTCTCGCCATCCCGAATGACAGAAGCCGACGCAAAAGCAGTCTACGCGGCAGGCTGGTCAGAGAGCGCGCTGTTCGATGCTATCCAGGTCTGCGGTGTCTTCAATCTCGTGAACCGCTTCATAGAAGGAACAGGTGTTCAAAGCCCTGGCAACGACCCAAGACAAGCAGACGAAGCCACATTGAACCGATACCGAAGTGACAGCTTCTATACCGATTTCGGACGGGAAAATGGCCTCGACATCCCTTGA
- a CDS encoding calcium-binding protein, with protein sequence MSDQLVGGSEQETLIGLAGNDEIQGQAGDDVLHGDYAEANLLDGTEGAVSFSDYAENGEWGLIDLANGHQQMEQQITTEAGGVYELNLDLATNFAAGRSGAAVEVLVDGEVVAEFSSQSGAFGSHSVQFTADDDSSTITIRSIDVSGNGPTIDTSGPAFHYDKDVEIGGQTVTVSALADGQSNLYQVLNGTLHVFDIETQAYEMAGVEGTVNVNSMGYNTEDDLLYAIAVGDGVDSLGQVVSRSDLVMLDAEGNSYRVGSTPYRSWTGDFDDQGNLWSFQSSMDRIAVINVDQFDTDGNPVTTVYKLPSDLVDFKVYDVAFDAASQSFYGVSRPSSEGAATVMLIVDISSGEPEFRTVSVTSTVINGEVLNGVPLMTFGAAIIDVDGNLFVGGNSGDHDMDDSTPATGAIFQVIVDDVTGEASLHLIEEAPKSYSNDGAADPTATSPFAPVDLDASVLVKDLTLVATTEGALSYDDDLSGNAGSDALYGGIGTDTLTGGSSGDVLEGDDGNDLLHGGAGVGAASGIVSQYDEDGVRYDQFGNVLTEDDDSLFGGQGDDHLMGSAGHDMLDGGIGNDILDGGSGFDILIGGQGDDTLRGGSEADSLRGEDGQDVMDGGSGNDEMFGGTGDDQLDGGSGADVLNGGDGNDNLSGGSGDDFLSGDDGKDTLSGGSGNDDLDGGAGDDSLSGGSGDDTAIGGLGADTLDGGSGNDTLAGGEGSDTLKGGSDDDELIGGAGNDYLNGSSGDDVLDGGSGKDRLYLGAGDDQATGGADADRFIFRDEDLDGSTDTITDFSLSDGDLLDLRALNIDSGGADTSDWFDANAEIVGGTDVYVTLSPDTTLILEGVASDFDQLYDHFLF encoded by the coding sequence TTGTCCGATCAACTTGTTGGCGGAAGTGAGCAGGAGACCCTGATAGGGCTTGCCGGAAACGATGAGATCCAAGGGCAAGCTGGCGATGATGTGTTGCACGGTGACTATGCCGAGGCAAACTTGCTGGACGGCACAGAAGGTGCTGTCAGTTTTTCTGATTACGCCGAGAACGGCGAATGGGGATTGATTGATCTTGCAAACGGCCACCAACAGATGGAGCAGCAGATTACGACCGAAGCGGGCGGGGTCTATGAACTGAACCTGGATCTCGCGACAAATTTTGCTGCAGGTCGTTCCGGGGCTGCCGTCGAAGTTCTGGTCGATGGTGAGGTGGTCGCAGAGTTTTCTTCTCAAAGCGGTGCCTTCGGATCTCATTCCGTTCAATTCACAGCTGACGATGACAGCTCGACCATTACGATCAGATCGATTGATGTGTCAGGCAACGGTCCAACAATTGATACGTCCGGTCCTGCGTTTCACTATGATAAGGATGTCGAGATTGGTGGACAAACCGTGACGGTTTCCGCATTAGCCGATGGGCAATCAAATCTCTATCAGGTTCTAAATGGAACACTGCATGTGTTTGATATCGAAACCCAAGCCTATGAAATGGCGGGCGTCGAGGGCACGGTCAATGTGAACTCGATGGGTTACAATACGGAAGACGACCTTCTGTATGCCATCGCAGTAGGTGACGGAGTGGATTCATTGGGGCAGGTGGTTAGCCGCTCTGATTTGGTGATGCTGGACGCCGAAGGAAACAGTTACCGTGTTGGCAGCACACCATATCGGTCTTGGACCGGGGATTTTGATGATCAGGGCAACCTTTGGTCGTTTCAATCCAGTATGGATCGTATCGCAGTCATCAATGTTGATCAGTTTGATACGGATGGAAATCCGGTAACCACAGTATACAAGTTGCCATCCGATCTTGTGGATTTCAAAGTCTACGATGTTGCGTTCGACGCGGCCTCACAGTCGTTCTACGGTGTCTCTCGCCCAAGTTCCGAAGGTGCAGCTACGGTTATGCTGATCGTTGATATCTCTTCGGGCGAACCAGAGTTTCGAACGGTTTCAGTCACATCGACAGTGATTAACGGCGAAGTCCTGAATGGGGTCCCGCTAATGACGTTTGGAGCTGCAATCATTGACGTAGACGGAAACCTGTTTGTCGGTGGCAACTCAGGCGACCACGACATGGATGACTCGACACCTGCAACAGGCGCGATTTTCCAGGTCATCGTGGATGATGTGACCGGCGAGGCTAGTTTGCACCTTATCGAAGAGGCGCCGAAATCGTATTCGAATGATGGTGCCGCCGACCCGACAGCAACCAGTCCGTTTGCGCCCGTCGATTTGGATGCAAGCGTATTGGTTAAGGATCTGACACTTGTTGCGACCACCGAAGGCGCGTTGAGCTACGATGATGACCTTTCGGGCAATGCAGGTAGCGATGCCCTATACGGTGGGATTGGCACTGACACCCTGACGGGTGGTAGTTCAGGGGACGTGCTCGAAGGGGATGACGGCAACGATCTGCTGCACGGTGGAGCGGGCGTCGGTGCCGCCAGCGGCATTGTCTCGCAATATGACGAAGACGGTGTGCGGTACGACCAGTTTGGCAATGTTCTTACAGAAGACGATGACTCGTTGTTCGGCGGGCAGGGCGACGATCACCTGATGGGCTCGGCTGGGCACGACATGCTGGATGGTGGGATCGGCAACGACATTTTGGATGGAGGTTCAGGCTTTGACATTCTCATCGGTGGTCAGGGCGATGACACACTCCGCGGTGGATCCGAAGCTGACAGTTTGCGAGGTGAAGACGGCCAAGACGTTATGGACGGTGGCTCGGGCAATGATGAGATGTTCGGTGGCACAGGCGATGACCAACTCGATGGCGGGTCTGGCGCGGATGTCCTGAACGGTGGCGATGGCAATGATAATTTGTCAGGTGGATCCGGTGATGATTTTCTTTCCGGGGACGACGGAAAAGACACGCTGTCCGGAGGATCTGGCAACGATGACCTAGATGGCGGTGCGGGCGACGACAGCCTCTCTGGGGGCTCAGGTGATGATACCGCGATAGGCGGTCTCGGCGCGGATACTCTGGATGGCGGATCCGGAAACGACACATTAGCTGGCGGTGAGGGCTCCGACACGCTGAAGGGTGGTTCTGACGATGACGAGTTGATTGGGGGCGCTGGCAACGATTATCTGAATGGCTCCAGCGGTGACGACGTTCTGGACGGAGGTTCAGGGAAAGATCGGCTTTACCTTGGTGCAGGAGATGATCAAGCCACCGGTGGCGCTGATGCAGACAGGTTCATTTTCCGCGATGAGGATCTGGATGGGTCGACCGATACGATCACTGACTTTTCGCTCAGTGATGGCGATTTACTCGATCTGCGCGCGCTCAACATCGATAGTGGCGGAGCTGATACGTCTGACTGGTTTGATGCCAACGCGGAAATCGTGGGCGGGACCGATGTCTACGTAACTTTGTCACCGGATACGACATTAATCCTTGAAGGCGTAGCGTCGGATTTCGACCAACTCTACGATCACTTTCTATTCTGA
- a CDS encoding mannose-1-phosphate guanylyltransferase/mannose-6-phosphate isomerase, whose amino-acid sequence MIQPIILAGGSGTRLWPVSRKSYPKQFVELDGDNSLFQKTVERVAEPGFSAPLIVTGEDYRFIAQQQLADVDAEKSELIVEPVGRNTAAAVLAAALRYKEEPETILLVLPSDHAIDDVPAFRRTMVRAEKTAKRGKIVTFGIKPDHAATGFGYLRVAGGYQGSLLISAFAEKPDAETAKGMLDSGDWLWNAGMFMFRVDTVLKAFEAFAPNMSAPVEAALALGLKDLGFYRMDQNAFSRCPSLSFDHAVMEHIENGVVAFELDCGWSDLGSWKSVKDQGQGDEGANVTSGNSTAIDCRDSLLRSENPDIKLVGLGLKDIVAVATDDGILVADMSHSAEVGKVVEALHNEGSDQAEMFRRCHRPWGYYETLSLGPRFQVKRIMVLPGAKLSLQSHMHRAEHWVVVSGSASVTVGDKVSLLSENESTYIPLGAVHRLENPGKLPLHLIEVQSGCYLGEDDIVRYEDIYDRIAVA is encoded by the coding sequence ATGATTCAGCCAATTATCCTTGCTGGTGGTTCCGGCACCCGTCTCTGGCCCGTCTCTCGTAAGAGTTACCCAAAGCAGTTCGTCGAACTGGATGGCGACAACAGCCTGTTTCAGAAAACAGTTGAACGTGTGGCCGAGCCTGGATTTTCGGCACCACTGATCGTGACGGGCGAAGACTACAGGTTCATTGCTCAACAACAATTGGCAGATGTTGATGCCGAAAAGTCTGAACTGATCGTGGAACCTGTTGGCCGCAATACCGCCGCTGCAGTTCTGGCAGCTGCTTTGCGGTACAAAGAAGAGCCGGAAACGATCCTGCTTGTCCTGCCCAGCGATCACGCAATCGATGACGTGCCGGCATTTCGCCGGACTATGGTGCGCGCTGAAAAAACAGCCAAACGCGGTAAGATCGTCACCTTTGGGATCAAACCCGATCATGCCGCGACGGGTTTCGGGTACCTACGGGTTGCAGGCGGTTACCAAGGATCTCTGCTGATTTCTGCGTTTGCGGAAAAGCCCGATGCCGAAACCGCCAAGGGCATGTTGGACAGCGGTGACTGGCTGTGGAATGCCGGGATGTTCATGTTCCGAGTTGATACCGTTCTAAAGGCATTTGAAGCTTTTGCCCCTAACATGTCTGCACCGGTCGAGGCTGCGTTGGCTCTTGGTCTAAAGGATCTGGGTTTCTACCGAATGGATCAAAACGCCTTTTCCCGTTGCCCGAGCCTCTCGTTTGATCATGCGGTAATGGAGCATATCGAAAACGGTGTCGTGGCGTTTGAATTGGACTGCGGGTGGTCCGATCTGGGCAGCTGGAAATCGGTGAAGGATCAGGGTCAGGGAGATGAGGGGGCGAATGTCACTTCTGGAAATTCGACAGCCATTGATTGCCGCGACAGCCTGCTGAGGTCGGAAAACCCGGATATCAAGTTGGTCGGACTAGGCTTGAAGGACATCGTTGCAGTCGCGACCGACGATGGAATTCTGGTCGCGGACATGTCGCACAGTGCTGAAGTCGGCAAGGTAGTGGAAGCGTTGCACAACGAAGGCTCCGACCAGGCCGAGATGTTCCGTCGGTGCCATCGTCCCTGGGGTTACTACGAAACCCTGTCGCTGGGTCCTCGGTTTCAGGTCAAACGGATCATGGTTTTGCCCGGCGCCAAGCTGTCCCTGCAAAGCCATATGCATCGTGCCGAACATTGGGTTGTCGTCAGTGGCTCAGCAAGCGTGACGGTTGGTGATAAAGTCAGCCTGCTCTCCGAGAATGAATCGACCTACATCCCGCTGGGTGCTGTCCATCGTTTGGAGAACCCGGGGAAGTTGCCTTTGCATCTGATCGAAGTTCAATCCGGCTGCTACTTAGGTGAAGACGACATCGTGAGATACGAGGATATCTATGACCGTATCGCTGTAGCTTAG